A stretch of the Elephas maximus indicus isolate mEleMax1 chromosome 3, mEleMax1 primary haplotype, whole genome shotgun sequence genome encodes the following:
- the TAGLN2 gene encoding transgelin-2, producing MANRGPAYGLSREVQQKIEKQYDTDLEQILIQWITSQCRKDVGRPQPGRENFQNWLKDGTVLCELINGLYPEGQAPVKKIQASAMAFKQMEQISQFLQAAERYGINTTDIFQTVDLWEGKNMACVQRTLMNLGGLAVARNDGLFSGDPNWFPKKSKENPRNFSDNQLQEGKNVIGLQMGTNRGASQAGMTGYGMPRQIL from the exons ATGGCCAACAGGGGACCTGCCTACGGCCTGAGCCGGGAGGTGCAGCAGAAGATTGAGAAACAGTATGACACAGACCTGGAGCAAATCCTGATCCAGTGGATCACCTCCCAGTGCCGCAAGGATGTGGGCCGGCCTCAGCCTGGCCGGGAGAACTTCCAGAACTGGCTCAAGGATGGGACG GTGCTTTGTGAGCTCATTAATGGACTGTACCCCGAGGGCCAGGCCCCAGTAAAGAAGATCCAGGCCTCCGCCATGGCCTTCAAGCAGATGGAACAGATCTCTCAGTTCCTGCAAGCAGCCGAGCGCTATGGCATCAACACCACTGACATCTTCCAGACCGTGGACCTCTGGGAAG GGAAGAACATGGCCTGTGTACAGCGGACACTGATGAATCTGGGTGGGCTGGCAGTAGCCCGAAATGATGGGCTCTTTTCTGGGGATCCCAACTGGTTTCCTAA GAAATCCAAGGAGAACCCTCGGAACTTCTCAGATAACCAGCTGCAAGAGGGCAAGAATGTGATAGGGTTGCAGATGGGCACCAACCGTGGGGCATCTCAGGCAGGCATGACTGGCTATGGGATGCCACGCCAGATCCTCTGA
- the IGSF9 gene encoding protein turtle homolog A, with translation MVWCLSLAILSLVISQGADGRGKPEVVSVVGRAGESTVLGCDLLPPAGRPPLHVIEWLRFGFLLPIFIQFGLYSPRIDPDYVGRVRLQKGASLQIEGLRAEDQGWYECRVLFLDQHRPEDDFANGSWVHLTVNSPPQFQETPPPVLEVRELEPVALRCVARGSPQPRVTWKLRGQELGHGQVQNGTLWIRRAERGSSGVYTCLASSTEGSATHATQLLVQGPPVIVVPPKNSTVNASQDVSLACQAEAYPGNLTYSWFQDSINVFHISHLQSRVRILVDGSLRLQAAQPDDAGRYTCVPSNGLLHPPSASAYLTVLYPAQVTSMPPETPLPIGMRGVIRCPVRANPPLLFVSWTKDGQALQLDKFPGWSQGTEGSLIIALGNEDALGEYSCTPYNSLGTAGPSPVTRVLLKAPPAFTEQPKEEYFQEVGRELLIPCSARGDPPPIISWAKVGRGLRGQAQLNSNSSLILRPLTKEAHGRWACSASNAVAQVATYTNVYVLGTSPHVVTNVSVVPLPKGANVSWEPGFDGGYLQRFSVWYTPLSKRPDRAHHDWVSLAVPVGATYLLVPGLQPHTQYQFSILSQNKLGSGPFSEIILSAPEGLPTTPAAPRLPPTEMLPPLSPPRGLVAVRTPRGVLLHWEPPELVPKRLDGYVLEGRQGTQGWEVLDGAVGGTEMQLLVPGLIKDVLYEFRLVAFAGSYVSDPSNTANVSTSGLEVYPSRTQLPGLLPQPVLAGVVGGFCFLGVAVLVSILAACFMNRRRAARRRRKRLRQEAPLIFSPPRKTAPHSAPGSGSPDSVAKLKLQGSPAPSLRQSLLWGEPTGPPSPPPDPPPSRGPLPLEPICRGPDGRFVMGPNVGAPQERSGPERPEPQTSARRQARSFDCSSSSPSGTPQPLCIADISPVGSPLAAPPTPLPGPGRLLQYLSLPFFREMNVDGDWPPLEEPSPAPPPDYIDTQPCPTASLLRPLDSPPVPPRAALPGALVGAGATTEPPYTALADWTLKERLLPGLLPTAPRGSLTSQSSGRGSASFLRPPSTVPSAGGSYLSPAPGDTSSWASGPERWPRREHVVTVSKRRNTSVDENYEWDSEFPGDMELLETLHLGLAGSRPRPEAEPELGAKTPEESCPLNPAHAPGPEARCAALREEFLAFRRRRDATRARFPVYRHPVPHPEQATLL, from the exons ATGGTTTGGTGCctcagtctggccatcctcagcCTGGTCATCAGCCAGGGGGCTGACG GTCGAGGGAAGCCTGAGGTGGTGTCAGTGGTAGGCCGGGCTGGGGAAAGCACGGTGCTGGGCTGTGACCTCCTGCCCCCAGCCGGCCGGCCCCCCCTGCATGTCATCGAGTGGCTGCGCTTTGGATTCCTGCTTCCCATCTTCATCCAGTTCGGCCTCTATTCTCCCCGCATCGACCCTGATTACGTTG GGCGCGTCCGGCTGCAGAAGGGGGCGTCACTCCAGATCGAAGGGCTCCGCGCAGAAGACCAGGGCTGGTACGAGTGCCGCGTGCTCTTCCTGGACCAGCACCGCCCGGAGGACGACTTTGCTAACGGCTCCTGGGTGCACCTCACAGTCAATT CGCCCCCTCAATTCCAGGAGACTCCTCCCCCGGTGCTGGAAGTGCGGGAACTGGAGCCTGTGGCCCTGCGTTGTGTGGCCCGCGGGAGCCCCCAGCCTCGAGTGACTTGGAAGCTCCGCGGACAGGAACTTGGCCACGGCCAG GTGCAGAATGGGACGCTGTGGATCCGGCGGGCAGAGCGGGGCAGCTCTGGGGTGTACACCTGCCTGGCCTCCAGCACCGAAGGCAGCGCTACCCACGCCACCCAGCTGCTGGTACAAG GGCCCCCAGTCATTGTGGTGCCCCCCAAGAACAGCACAGTCAATGCCTCCCAGGATGTTTCCTTGGCCTGCCAGGCTGAAGCATACCCCGGAAACCTCACCTACAGCTGGTTCCAGGACAGCATCAATGTCTTCCACATCAG CCACCTGCAGTCCCGGGTGCGGATCCTGGTGGATGGAAGCCTGCGGCTGCAAGCTGCCCAGCCTGACGATGCTGGCCGCTACACCTGTGTGCCCAGCAATGGCCTCCTGCACCCGCCTTCAGCCTCTGCCTACCTCACCGTGCTCT ACCCCGCCCAGGTGACATCCATGCCTCCTGAGACACCCCTGCCTATAGGCATGCGGGGGGTGATCCGGTGTCCTGTTCGTGCCAACCCTCCACTGCTGTTTGTCAGCTGGACCAAGGATGGCCAGGCCCTGCAGCTGGACAAG TTCCCCGGCTGGTCCCAGGGCACAGAAGGCTCATTGATCATTGCCCTGGGGAACGAGGATGCCCTGGGAGAATACTCCTGCACCCCCTACAACAGTCTTGGTACTGCCGGGCCCTCCCCAGTGACCCGTGTGCTGCTCAAG GCTCCCCCAGCTTTTACAGAACAGCCCAAGGAAGAATATTTCCAGGAAGTAGGGCGGGAGCTACTCATCCCCTGCTCTGCCCGAGGAGACCCTCCTCCTATTATCTCTTGGGCCAAG GTGGGCCGGGGGCTGCGGGGCCAGGcccagctcaacagcaacagcagccTGATTCTGCGGCCACTGACCAAGGAGGCCCATGGGCGCTGGGCGTGCAGCGCCAGCAATGCTGTTGCCCAAGTGGCCACCTACACGAATGTCTACGTGCTGG GCACCAGCCCCCATGTTGTCACCAATGTGTCGGTGGTACCTTTGCCCAAGGGTGCCAATGTCTCCTGGGAGCCTGGCTTTGATGGTGGCTATCTGCAGAGATTCAGTGTCTGGTACACCCCATT GTCCAAGCGTCCTGACCGAGCCCACCATGACTGGGTGTCCCTGGCAGTGCCTGTGGGGGCTACTTACCTCCTAGTGCCAGGACTGCAGCCCCACACACAATACCAGTTCAGCATCCTATCTCAGAACAAGCTGGGGAGTGGGCCCTTCAGTGAGATCATCTTATCTGCCCCGGAAG GGCTTCCTACcacaccagctgctcccaggCTTCCTCCAACAGAGATGCTTCCTCCCCTGTCCCCTCCCCGAGGTCTGGTGGCAGTGAGGACACCGCGGGGGGTGCTCCTGCATTGGGAACCCCCAGAACTTGTCCCCAAGAGGCTGGATGGCTACGTACTGGAGGGCAGGCAAGGCACCCAGGGCTGGGAGGTGCTGGACGGTGCTGTGGGAGGCACAGAAATGCAGCTGCTGGTGCCAGGGCTCATCAAG GATGTCCTTTATGAGTTCCGCCTAGTGGCCTTTGCCGGTAGCTATGTCAGTGATCCCAGCAACACGGCCAACGTCTCCACTTCCG GCCTGGAGGTCTACCCCTCGCGCACGCAGCTGCCGGGCCTCCTGCCCCAGCCGGTGCTGGCCGGTGTGGTGGGCGGCTTCTGCTTCCTGGGTGTGGCTGTCCTCGTGAGCATCCTGGCCGCCTGCTTCATGAACCGGCGCAGGGCTGCCCGCCGCCGCCGCAAGCGCCTCCGCCAAG AAGCACCTCTTATCTTCTCTCCGCCTAGgaagacagctccaca CTCTGCTCCGGGCTCGGGCAGTCCTGACAGCGTGGCGAAGCTGAAGCTCCAGggctccccagcccccagcctgcGCCAGAGTCTGCTCTGGGGAGAACCCACTGGACCCCCCAGCCCCCCTCCAGATCCTCCACCTAGCCGGGGACCCTTACCCCTGGAGCCCATTTGCCGGGGCCCAGATGGGCGCTTTGTGATGGGACCCAACGTGGGGGCCCCCCAAGAAAGGTCAGGTCCAGAGCGGCCGGAACCTCAGACCTCAGCCCGGCGTCAGGCCCGGTCCTTTgactgcagcagcagcagccccagTGGGACCCCTCAGCCCCTCTGCATTGCAGACATCAGCCCTGTGGGGTCACCTCTGGCAGCCCCACCCACCCCCCTGCCAGGTCCAGGCCGCCTGCTGCAGTACCTGAGCCTGCCCTTCTTTCGGGAGATGAATGTGGATGGGGACTGGCCTCCCCTTGAGGAGCCCAGCCCTGCTCCACCCCCAGATTACATAGATACCCAGCCCTGCCCCACCGCATCTCTCCTTCGCCCCCTGGACTCTCCACCTGTTCCCCCCAGGGCAGCGCTCCCTGGGGCCCTGGTAGGGGCTGGGGCCACCACAGAGCCCCCTTACACAGCACTGGCCGACTGGACACTGAAGGAGCGGCTGCTGCCAGGCCTCCTCCCCACCGCCCCTCGGGGCAGCCTCACAAGCCAGAGCAGCGGGAGGGGCAGTGCTTCTTTCCTGCGGCCCCCCTCCACAGTGCCCTCTGCAGGAGGCAGCTATCTCAGCCCTGCTCCAGGGGACACCAGCAGCTGGGCCAGTGGCCCTGAGAGGTGGCCCCGAAGGGAGCACGTGGTGACAGTCAGCAAGAG GAGGAACACATCTGTGGACGAGAACTATGAATGGGACTCAGAATTCCCTGGGGATATGGAGCTGCTGGAGACTCTACACCTGGGCTTGGCAGGCTCCCGGCCCCGACCTGAAGCTGAGCCAGAGCTAG GTGCTAAGACcccagaggagagctgccccctgAACCCTGCTCATGCTCCTGGCCCCGAGGCCCGTTGTGCTGCCCTTCGAGAGGAATTCCTAGCCTTCCGCCGCCGCCGAGATGCTACTCGGGCCCGGTTCCCAGTGTATCGACATCCAGTCCCCCACCCTGAACAGGCCACTCTGCTGTGA